In Paenacidovorax monticola, the genomic window GCACGGGGGACGACATCACCTACCTGCGTTTCGCGTTCACGGGTGCGGTGGGCACGCACCACGGCTGGCGCACGCTCGACGACGGCATCGTGCGCGCCGTGTGGATGACGCTCGACGAGGTCCGTGCCTGCGCGGACCGCCACCGCAGCCCGCTGGTGCTGCAGTGCATCGAGGACTACCTGGCCGGCCGCCGCGCGCCGCTCGCGCTGATCCACACCGACGCGAGCGTGCAGCAGTACGAAGCGGCACCCTGAGTCCGGCCCGGCGGGGCGTCAGTCCGCCGTGAGCTTGCGCTCCTTGATGATCGCGGCCCATTGGGCCGATTCCTTCTTCATGAAGGCCGCGAACTCGGCGCGCGTGGTGGGCTGGGGCGTGAGGCCGTGCTTGTTGAGCGCTTCCTTCACGCCGGGGTCGTTCAATACCTTCACGATTTCCTGGTTCCAGCGGTCGAGCAGCGGCGCGGGCGTCTTGCCCGGCGCCACGAAGGCGTACCAGTTCAGCGCCTCGAAGCCGGGGAAGCCCGACTCGGCCACCGTGGGGATGCCGGGCAGGTAGGCCGGCCGCGTGAGGCCCGTGGTGGCCAGCGGGATGAGCTTGCCGGCCTCCACGTGCGGCATGGCCGTGGGCGGGGCCGAGAAGTACGAGGCCACGCGCTCGCCCAGCAGATCCTGCAGCGCGGGGGCGCCGCCCTTGTAGGGCACGTGCACCATGTCCACGCCCGCGCGCTGGTTGAACAGTTCACCCGCGAGGTGCGAGGCCGAGCCCGCGCCCGTGGAGGCGAAGTCCACGCTGCCGGGCTTCTTCCTGGCCAGCTGCACGAACTCGGCCAGGTTCTTCACGCCGGTGCCCTTGTGCACCACGAGCACGTTCGGAAAGTACACGCCGCCCGAAATGGGGGCGAGTTCCTTGAACGGGTCGTAGTTCACCTTCATGAGGTGCGGCGCGATGGTCAGCGGTCCCACCGAGCCGAACAGCAGCACCGAGCCGTCGGCGGCGGCATTGGCCACGTACTGGTGGGCGATGTTGCCGCCCGCGCCGCCCTTGTTGTCCACCACGACCGACTGGCCGATGTTCTCGCCGAGCTTCTTGGCGATCAGGCGCGCGGCCGCGTCGGCCGCGCCGCCGGCCGCGAAGCCCACGACCAGGGTGACAGGCTTTCTGGGCGGAAAGTCCTGGGCCTGTGCCTGGCTGCCCAGGCCCAGGGTGCAGGCCAGCAGGCCGGCGGCATGCAGCAGGGTGCGTTTGTTCATCATCGTGGAGTCTCCTTGGAAATGGGGATCAGTCGGCGCCGAGGCCGATGGGGTGGGGCTGGCGCTTTTCCACCGCATGGCGCAGCAGCGCGGCGGTGCGGAAGATGCCGTGCGCGAACTTGCCGTAGGGCAGCGTGGCGAACAGCGCCATCACCGCGCCCAGGTGCAGGCACAGCAGCAGCGCCATGGCGGGCGTGCCGCGCGCGGCCCACAGGCCCAGACCGCTGGTGGCGGTGAGGAACAGCAGCGCGATGAAGCCCCGGTCCATGGGCTTCTGCGCGGCGTCGCCGTGCAGCGCGTGGCGGCGCAGGTTCAGCCGCCACAGGCCCGCCGTGCCGAGCGTGAGCGACACGCCGCCGGCCGCTCCGAGCAGCTTGGGCACGCTGGGCAGGTCGTAGGGCGCGGGCAGCCCGAGCAGGTAGTGGCTCAGCGTAGCCACGGCCGTGGCCGCGAAGCACAGCAGGAAGCCGTAGAACGTGAGGTGATGGAACCGCCGGCGCGAGAGGGTGTAGGCGTCGTCCTCGTTGTGGCAGCCGTCGCCGTGGCCGCCGTCCAGGTATTGGAGGCGCAGCACCGCATGCGTGGCCTCGGCGGTGGCGGGCGCGCTCAGCGGCGCGCCGCTGGTGGCGGGCGCCACATCGCGCCAGAAGCGGCGCACGCCGAGCGCCAGCGCCAGCGTGGCGAACAGGAACACGGGCGCGAACAGGCCCACGAGCAGGTTGTGCGGAAAGATGGCGTAGAAGTCCGCGCCCGGCACGCTCCACAGCGACCCCCGGAGCGCCACGGCCAGCGCCAGGAACAGTGCGAGCCCGCCCGCCAGCGCCACCGAGAGCGCGAGCCCGTTGCGCCGGTACAGCGCGCCCAGCGCGGGGGGCCAGGCGTAGTCCTGGTAGGTCTGGCCGCGCACCTGGGCCATGGCCTGCGGGATGTTCACCGCGAACTCGTGCGGCGGCGCGTACTGGCAGGCATGCAGGCAGGCGCCGCAGTTGTGGCACAGGTTGGCGAGGAAGTGCACGTCGGCCTTCGGGAACTCGAGCCGGCGCGTCATGGCCGGGAACACGGCGCAGAAGCCTTCGCAGTAGCGGCAGGCGTTGCAGATCTGCAGCTGGCGCGCCACCTCGGCCTCGGCGGCCGAAGGGGGCACGGGCTCGCCCAGCGCCAGGGCCCGGGCATCGCGCGCGAGGGCTTCAAGCGTTTGCATGTTGTGCTTTCATTTCAGTAGCTGCCAGCGCCTGCAGGGTCTGCGCCGGACGCTGTTGGGATGCCAGGGCTGCGTTCACGCCCGCCATGCGGCCGAAGGCCGTGCCGATGCTCATGCCCACGCCCGCCGTGTAGCCCTTGCCCAGCACGTTGCCGGCCATCATTTCGCCGGCCACGAACAGGTTGGGGCTGGGCTGCTGGTGGAAGCGCACGGCGGCCGTGTCGTCGGTGTGCAGGCCCAGGTAGGTGAAGGTGACGCCGGGCTTGAGCGCATAGCCGTAGAACGGGCCGGTGTCGATGGGCCGCGCCCAGTGGGTCTTGGCGGGGGTGACGCCCTCGGTGCGGCAGTCGTCGAGCGCCGTGTGGTCGAAGGTTCCGACGCGGCAGGCGGCGTTGTAGCCCTCCAGCGTGCGCATGAAGCGGTCCACGGGCAGGCCGAGCTTCTGCGCCAGCTCGGGCAGGCTGTCGGCGCGGGTGCCCGGAAACACGGGCGGCATGAAGCGGCCGATGGCCTTGCTGTCGATGATCGAATAGCCCACCTGCCCCGGCTGCTGCGCCACCAGGCGCCCCCAGATCGCGTAGCGCTTGGGCCAGAAGTCCTCGCCCTCGTCGTAGAAGCGTTCGGCCTCGCGGTTCACCACCACGCCCAGCGACACGCAGTCGATGCGCGTGCAGATGCCGCCGTCGTACAGCGGCGCGCGCGCGTCGATGGCCACCATGTGCGCCTGCGTGGGGTCGCCGATGCGGTCGGCGCCGTGGTCTGCCAGCAGGTGGCGCAGCAGCACGCCCTGGTTGTAGGCCGTGCCGCGGATCAGGAAGTTGTCCGAAGGCCACTCGCCGCGCTCGTTCTGGCCCCAGGCCTCGCGCAGCCAGTCGCGGTTGGACTCGAAGCCGCCGGCCGCGAGCACGCAGCTTGCGGCCGCGATGCGCTCGCCGTTCGCCAGGTGGGCCGCGATGAAGCGGCCGTTGTCGATCTCGATGCGCTCCACGGGCGATTCGTAGCGCACCTGCACGCCCAGCGCCTCGGCGCTGCGGTAGTAGGCGTTGACGAGCGCCTTGCCGCCCCCATGAAGAAGGCGTTGGTGCGCGCCACGTGCAGCGTGCCGGCCAGCGCGGGCTGGAAGTGCACGCCGTGGCGGCGCATCCAGGGGCGGCAGGTGCCCGAATGGCGGATCACCAGGCGCGCGAGGTGCTCGTCGGTCAGGCCGCCGGTCACCTTGAGCAGGTCCTGCCAGAACTCCTCTTCGGGGTAGGCGTCGACGAGTACGTCCTGCGGCGCGTCGTGCATGCAGCGCAGGTTGCGCGTGTGGGCGGAATTGCCGCCGCGCCAGGCGCGCGGCGCGGATTCGAGCAGCAGCACGCTGGCGCCGGCCTCGCGGGCCATGAGCGCGGCGCACAGGGCGGCGTTGCCGCCGCCGATGACCAGCACGTCGAAGGCGTGGTTCGGCATGGTCAGCGGGCTCCGCCGCCGGGGGCGGCTGGGTGCGGCGCGCGGCGGGCGCGCGCGGCGTGGTGAGCAACAGTGGTGCCCATGGGTCGGTCTCCTGGCGTCATCGCCTCGTTCATCGGGGTGAGGCGGACTGTAGAAAGACCGGGCCGCGCCGTGCAGCGGGCTCCGCTCATGGGGTATCACGGATACAGATGGCTGGCTTGTGCCCTGCGCGTCACGCGGGGGTGTTTTCGATCAGCGTGGTGCCAAACCACTGGCCGCTGCTGACGAGGTGGCGCACGCAGTCGGCCACGACCACGCGCGTGGCCAGCGCGGCAGGCGCCAGCTCGTCGTCCGGCAGGCTGCACAGCAGGTTCACGCGGCGCGCGGGGGCGTCGGTGAGGCGCGCGCACTGGAAGCGCTCGGCCGCATCGGGGTAGCGGCCCATCGCGGCCCAGGGCTGTACGGTAGAGCCCAGGCCCGCGTCCACGGCGGCCATCACCATGGCGAGCGAGTCCACCTCCAGCACCACGCGGGGGCCACGCGGTCGCGCGCGAAGGCCGTGTCGAGCGTGCTGCGCAGGCCATGCGGGCCGGTGGGCAGGATCAGGGGCTCGTCACCCAGTTCGGCCACGGTCAGGGTGTCGGGCAGCCGGCGGCCGCCGGAGCCGCGGCGGGCGCAGATAAGGAACAGGTCTTCCTCCAGCAGCGGCGTCATCTCCCAGCGCCGTGCGCCGGCTGCCTGGCGCGCCTGGTGCAGTCGCGTGTCGAACAGCACGGCCAGGTCCAGCTCGCGCGCGTTGAGCATGGCCGTGAGGTGGCCCGACATGCTTTCGACCATGTGCAGCCGCACGTCCGGATAGCGCGCCCGCATGGCCTGCATCAGCGGCAGGCCCAGCACACCCGACGTGGTGGGCGCCAGTCCCACGGTCACGGTGCCCGACAGGCGCGCCTGCTGCGCCGCGCGCACGGCCTGGTCGGCATGGCGCAGGGTGAGCTGCGCCTCGCGGAAGAAGGCCAGGCCCGCCTCGGTGGGCGCCACGCCGCGCGGCGTGCGCTGCAGCAGGCGCGTGGCCAGCTCGCCCTCGAGCCGCGTGATCTGCTGGCTCAGCGCGGACTGCACCACGTCCAGGTCCAGGGCCGCGCGGCTCATGGAGCCCAGCTCGACGATGCGCACGAAGTAGCGGAGTTGTCTCAGTTCCATCAGGAGGTGCCGCGGGCCGAAGCCATCACGGTGTGTGATGGGGCGAATGTTCGCACACGGCGCCGGCGCGGGGATAGCCATTCCAGCAAACAGGCCGTTGGCGCTTCATGGGTAAGCGCGAACAGCTATTGTTTTTGCAGTGATTGGCAAGAACCCCTTCAGATGCCGTGGGGCAGCAGTGCGGCCAGCGCTTCGCGCATCCAGCGCGCGATGAGCTGCTGGCGCTCGCGTGGCATGCGGTCCACCGTCGATGCCACGCTGATCGCGGCCACGGGTTCGCCGGCGGCGTTGCGCACGGCCATGCCGGCCGCGAGCACGCCCTGGGTGGCGTGGTTGCCCACCACCGACCAGCCGCGCTCGCGCGTGGCGCGCACGAGGATGGCGAGGCGCTCGGGCGTCATGCCGCGGTAGCGCGGCAGTTCCGGTGCATTGGCGGCGATGGCGGCGGCCACCTCGTCGTCGGGCAGCGCGGCCAGCAGCGCCAGGCCCGCCGCGCCCACGCCCAGCGGCTGGCGCGTTCCCACCTGGATCACGAGGATCTGCACCGGGTGGGTGCCCACGTGGCGCGCGATGCAGTGCGAGGTGGCGCCCTCGCGCACGATGGCAAAGGCCGCATCGCCACAGGCCCGGCTCACGCGCTCCAGCACGGGCTGCAGCCGCATGGCCATGTTGGGCTGGCCGGCGGGCTCGGCCATGGCCGCCAGCCGGGGCCGGGCACGTAGCGAAAGCGCCCGCGCTGGGCCACGTAGCCGCCGTCCAGCAGTGCGGCGAGCAGCCGGTACACGGTGGCGCGCTCCAACGCCACGGCGCGGCACAGGTCCACCACGCGCGCGCCTTCGCGGCCCTGGGCCAGCACGGCGTCCAGCACCTGCAGGCCCCGCCGCAGCGTGCGGCTGCCGGGGTCGTCCACGGTATTGCCGCCGGAAGGGCGGGAGGCCAAAACGTCCGGCAGGCGGACGTTTCGATTCGCGGATCGGGAGGGCATGTCCAAGAATTTGTTCGTCAACGCAACCGGTATGCAGTGTGCCGCAGAGCCATGCGGGAGCGCCAGGACAGGACTTTTCAGCACCTCAGGACAGGAGACAAGACATGACATCGCACCCCCTCCCCGCCGCGCCGCGCCGGCGCGCGCTCTTCCACCTCGGCGCCTTCGCGGCGCTGGCCTGCATGGCCGCACTGC contains:
- a CDS encoding NUDIX hydrolase; the protein is MPNRWKPNVTVAAIVEQEGRFLLVEENTADGLRLNNPAGHLDPGESPIAACVREVLEETAYDFVPEALVGVYLNRFTRTRTGDDITYLRFAFTGAVGTHHGWRTLDDGIVRAVWMTLDEVRACADRHRSPLVLQCIEDYLAGRRAPLALIHTDASVQQYEAAP
- the tcuB gene encoding tricarballylate utilization 4Fe-4S protein TcuB, coding for MQTLEALARDARALALGEPVPPSAAEAEVARQLQICNACRYCEGFCAVFPAMTRRLEFPKADVHFLANLCHNCGACLHACQYAPPHEFAVNIPQAMAQVRGQTYQDYAWPPALGALYRRNGLALSVALAGGLALFLALAVALRGSLWSVPGADFYAIFPHNLLVGLFAPVFLFATLALALGVRRFWRDVAPATSGAPLSAPATAEATHAVLRLQYLDGGHGDGCHNEDDAYTLSRRRFHHLTFYGFLLCFAATAVATLSHYLLGLPAPYDLPSVPKLLGAAGGVSLTLGTAGLWRLNLRRHALHGDAAQKPMDRGFIALLFLTATSGLGLWAARGTPAMALLLCLHLGAVMALFATLPYGKFAHGIFRTAALLRHAVEKRQPHPIGLGAD
- a CDS encoding Bug family tripartite tricarboxylate transporter substrate binding protein, which gives rise to MMNKRTLLHAAGLLACTLGLGSQAQAQDFPPRKPVTLVVGFAAGGAADAAARLIAKKLGENIGQSVVVDNKGGAGGNIAHQYVANAAADGSVLLFGSVGPLTIAPHLMKVNYDPFKELAPISGGVYFPNVLVVHKGTGVKNLAEFVQLARKKPGSVDFASTGAGSASHLAGELFNQRAGVDMVHVPYKGGAPALQDLLGERVASYFSAPPTAMPHVEAGKLIPLATTGLTRPAYLPGIPTVAESGFPGFEALNWYAFVAPGKTPAPLLDRWNQEIVKVLNDPGVKEALNKHGLTPQPTTRAEFAAFMKKESAQWAAIIKERKLTAD